The DNA segment GGTACCGTTGTGCTTGAAACTATTCGCTCCCCGAAATATTCAAAGGAAAGTACGTATGTATTTCCATCTATAATTTGAAGGTCGTTGCCTTCGTAAAGATAGGCACCTGATTCATTACCATCAGGGCTAAGTAAATAACTCGTATCATTCCATTCGATAAGAACATTTGCATCATTGATGGAAAAATCTTCCTCCTCTTCAGAAATAAATGGAATAAGTCGGCTTATATGTATTGAATTGACCGGGTTTCCTGAATAGATAAATCCTTCTACCACCACTTCTTCAGTAACTGATAGATTTACCGTCCCATCAGAACACGAAGTCAGGGTAATCATGGCAGCAATTAAGAGTGCTCTTGATTTCATTATGCTTAAAACTTGATGTTGAAAAATATGTTTGGGGTAAAACCAATGGTGTTTACATCGGTTGTAATCAGATCACCTTCGATGACTTCAAACTTCTTGTACCAGGTATTGGTATTGTTGTAAGCATTGAAGATGGATAGTCCTACTTCAGCCCATACCCCGGAACCCCAATCCCATCCATAGGTTCCGGAAAGATCTAGTCGGTGATAATCTGCTAACCGATATGCATTTTTATCCCCTACTGACACATAGGTGTTGGTTACTCCATCAAGAAGCGTAATTTCATACCCGCCAGTTGGGCTTGTATAAGGCTTTCCAGTTGCATATACCCATGTTCCTGACAGGTTGAAATCTCCCAGACGAAGGCTGTTTACTAATTTAAACTCATGCGTTTGGTCATGAAGCGCCGGGTAAGGATCTTCGGATAAATCGGGAAATTCATGAATGGTCTCACTCAAAGTGTACCCCAACCAACCAGTATATTTGCCAAACTTTTTCTGAGCAAGAAATTCAATCCCTCTTGAATAGCCTGTTCCTTCATAAAAGAATTCATCCAGTTGAGTAGTCCTGGAATTCAAGAAGCCAGAGTTTGTAAACCTTAATGTGTACTCAGAAAGACCTGTCATGTCTTTGTGATATCCTTCGATATCGAACAAAAAACCAGCCGTTTCATAAGATATCCCCGCTATATAATGGGTAGCCGAGCTAACCGGGTTAAGCTCATCATTAGCTAACAGCCAAAAATCCCTGCTTCCCTGAGACACATCCTCACGAACTACTCTTGTAACGAATTGATTGAAGTAGCCCCACGCCCCTTTAAGGGTTAAGGAAGGGGTGACCTTAAAAGAAAAGGAAGCGCGAGGCTCAACATAGGTATCATTCGTTTCGCTGTACTGATTGATTCTAACCCCATAATTCAAGGTCAATCGGTCAAAGAGTTTCCAGCTGTCCTGGATATATCCGGCCAGTACAGATCCTTTGTCATTCCTATCTAGTACTACCGAGGTATCATTTCTGATTTGGGTGTAATCAACATTGTTATAAGTGTACTGAAGACCAAAGGATATAGTATGATTTTGATTGAGCTGAAAATCATTATCGTTCTTGAAAGTAAAATCAATCACATTATTGTCTTCAAGAGTACCATCCCGAACTTCAAAAGTAGAGTCAGCTCGAGTTATTTCGTTGGTGGTAAATAAATCCCGATTTGTAAAGTATTTTGAGTAGGACAGCACAGAGTTAGAATACAATCTATTGTTCCATTGACGTCCCCAACGAAGACTTGAACCTACATTACCCCAATCATTGATGTCTTTGGTATCATTTGTAAAACCAAAGTTTGATTCGCTCCCACCTCCTCCGAATACTCCACTAAACTGACTACTATTAAAATCACTCGAGTTGTCCAGTTTATCCTGCCCGTTATAGAAGGAAAAGGAAAGGATATCGCTATTACTAGGTCTATATGTAGCTTTTGCGTTTAAATCATAAAAGTAAAAAGCAGGTTCTGTTTCAGTAGCTCCGAATCGGGCTTGCGGACCAACATTACCCTGATCACTATCTGATTCCTCTTCGAACAACCCAAAAATGTTGTTATAAATCCCGCTTTGTACAATATCGGTGTAGGATCTACGTGCTGATAAAAACATGGATCCTTTTCCATCGGCAAAGGGCAATTCTAATGATCCATTGGCACTTAGGGCACTAATCCCAAAGTTTCCTGAAGCATTTTTTGTGTTCCCATTCTTTCCTGTCAGTACTGCTACGCTTGATAACCTTCCGCCATATTTGGGTTCAAACCCTCCTTTATAGAATTGTATATCCTTAACTGCATTAGAATTGAATGCACTGAAAAAACCATAAAAGTGATCCACGTGATAAACAGTAAAGCCATCAAATAAAATGAGGTTTTGATCGGGAGTACCGCCCCTAACAAAAAGTCCGGAAGAGGTTTCGTTAGTAGCACTTATACCTGGAAGCATCTGGAGAGATCGGAAGATGTCCTTTTCCCCGAGACTAGGTAGAGAAGAAAGTTGAGCAGGAGAAATTGACACTGAAC comes from the Balneola sp. genome and includes:
- a CDS encoding TonB-dependent receptor is translated as MPRKALFSLFIYIVSTTALIAQDNSEILVNGTYLNQDLYSIFEALEERYGITIDFESEVVSNVKVLGVSFSNRPLERVFEALLKEFEVDFLVEGKTVKIRKKGVRLKKTPDPTRVNFTLEGKIIDQSSGETLPYATVYLPDTEKGTSSNVDGFFTLFNTPSDTSIIVAQYIGYKTLTLQLLPESIDGNFITIELEQFTEELEEIVVTDQKEHMIKASNGVSSVSISPAQLSSLPSLGEKDIFRSLQMLPGISATNETSSGLFVRGGTPDQNLILFDGFTVYHVDHFYGFFSAFNSNAVKDIQFYKGGFEPKYGGRLSSVAVLTGKNGNTKNASGNFGISALSANGSLELPFADGKGSMFLSARRSYTDIVQSGIYNNIFGLFEEESDSDQGNVGPQARFGATETEPAFYFYDLNAKATYRPSNSDILSFSFYNGQDKLDNSSDFNSSQFSGVFGGGGSESNFGFTNDTKDINDWGNVGSSLRWGRQWNNRLYSNSVLSYSKYFTNRDLFTTNEITRADSTFEVRDGTLEDNNVIDFTFKNDNDFQLNQNHTISFGLQYTYNNVDYTQIRNDTSVVLDRNDKGSVLAGYIQDSWKLFDRLTLNYGVRINQYSETNDTYVEPRASFSFKVTPSLTLKGAWGYFNQFVTRVVREDVSQGSRDFWLLANDELNPVSSATHYIAGISYETAGFLFDIEGYHKDMTGLSEYTLRFTNSGFLNSRTTQLDEFFYEGTGYSRGIEFLAQKKFGKYTGWLGYTLSETIHEFPDLSEDPYPALHDQTHEFKLVNSLRLGDFNLSGTWVYATGKPYTSPTGGYEITLLDGVTNTYVSVGDKNAYRLADYHRLDLSGTYGWDWGSGVWAEVGLSIFNAYNNTNTWYKKFEVIEGDLITTDVNTIGFTPNIFFNIKF